Proteins found in one Misgurnus anguillicaudatus chromosome 3, ASM2758022v2, whole genome shotgun sequence genomic segment:
- the LOC141361616 gene encoding uncharacterized protein isoform X2, which produces MSAFIYVYFILHVYSKLVNSTLINIEEQSDTRTSDLQVNNPTINEGSQGFNEGCELQDAALLVTQPGFVPQKTSTKSSRLSLSRKRKQARSITSDKRTCPDHTLVSDVQPLDTTTDFIKTVDFYTENLLGAGDVTNSWYAALARGSEANGDAIVPVVNTVLPSSLDPQTSVAVNLPSVVGAGVEDGSSVIFETSLPTNQEHFINELLQELTARVRRQAEGIAAIISRCTDQDVLLRRLTEGIAAIISWSKDQELLTRLIFEAHKKTSEEQNLVNRVLLDRLVDVEKAQRKEFDVQRNTVILIQQVKDAVSHNNGL; this is translated from the exons ATGAGCGCATTTatctatgtatattttatattacacgTTTATTCCAAATTAGTGAATTCTACTTTGATAAATATTGAAGAGCAAAGCGACACTAGGACCAGCGATCTGCAAG TTAATAACCCCACAATAAATGAGGGTTCTCAAGGCTTTAATGAGGGCTGTGAACTGCAAG ATGCTGCATTACTAGTCACACAACCAGGATTTGTACCACAGAAAACCTCTACAAAATCTTCAAGACTTAGCCTTAGTCGGAAACGTAAGCAGGCCCGTTCTATTACCAGTGATAAAAGGACATGCCCGGACCATACACTAGTTTCTGATGTGCAACCTCTGGATACTACCACAGATTTCATTAAAACAGTTG ATTTCTATACAGAAAACCTGTTAGGAGCTGGAGATGTCACAAATTCATGGTATGCAGCGTTGGCTAGGGGCTCAGAAGCTAACGGTGATGCAATAGTACCGGTAGTTAATACCGTACTGCCATCGTCTTTGGACCCGCAGACATCTGTGGCGGTTAATCTGCCAAGTGTGGTTGGTGCCGGTGTTGAGGATGGATCTTCTGTGATTTTTGAAACATCTCTACCTACAAACCAGGAACATTTCATCAATGAGTTGTTGCAGGAATTGACAGCTCGAGTGAGAAGACAGGCTGAAGGCATCGCTGCCATAATTTCAAGGTGTACAGATCAAGACGTATTGCTGAGAAGACTGACTGAAGGCATCGCAGCCATAATTTCGTGGTCTAAAGATCAAGAGTTATTGACCAGACTTATATTTGAAGCTCACAAAAAGACTTCTGAAGAACAAAACTTGGTGAACAGAGTGCTGCTTGATCGCTTGGTGGACGTTGAAAAAGCCCAGAGAAAGGAGTTCGATGTACAGCGAAACACGGTAATTCTAATTCAACAAGTTAAAGATGCTGTTTCACACAATAATGGTTTATAG
- the LOC141361616 gene encoding uncharacterized protein isoform X1 — MFYLSCLIYQVIFICKNSLILFLFLTFNRLLNVYVYDTGIFKTLPPYQHFDQIDQLLNSTLINIEEQSDTRTSDLQVNNPTINEGSQGFNEGCELQDAALLVTQPGFVPQKTSTKSSRLSLSRKRKQARSITSDKRTCPDHTLVSDVQPLDTTTDFIKTVDFYTENLLGAGDVTNSWYAALARGSEANGDAIVPVVNTVLPSSLDPQTSVAVNLPSVVGAGVEDGSSVIFETSLPTNQEHFINELLQELTARVRRQAEGIAAIISRCTDQDVLLRRLTEGIAAIISWSKDQELLTRLIFEAHKKTSEEQNLVNRVLLDRLVDVEKAQRKEFDVQRNTVILIQQVKDAVSHNNGL, encoded by the exons atgttttatttatcatGTTTGATATACCAAGTTATCTTCATTTGTAAAAACagtcttattttgtttttatttttaacatttaacaggCTTTTAAATGTGTATGTATACGATACAGGAATTTTTAAAACGCTACCTCCCTACCAACATTTTGACCAGATCGACCAGCTTT TGAATTCTACTTTGATAAATATTGAAGAGCAAAGCGACACTAGGACCAGCGATCTGCAAG TTAATAACCCCACAATAAATGAGGGTTCTCAAGGCTTTAATGAGGGCTGTGAACTGCAAG ATGCTGCATTACTAGTCACACAACCAGGATTTGTACCACAGAAAACCTCTACAAAATCTTCAAGACTTAGCCTTAGTCGGAAACGTAAGCAGGCCCGTTCTATTACCAGTGATAAAAGGACATGCCCGGACCATACACTAGTTTCTGATGTGCAACCTCTGGATACTACCACAGATTTCATTAAAACAGTTG ATTTCTATACAGAAAACCTGTTAGGAGCTGGAGATGTCACAAATTCATGGTATGCAGCGTTGGCTAGGGGCTCAGAAGCTAACGGTGATGCAATAGTACCGGTAGTTAATACCGTACTGCCATCGTCTTTGGACCCGCAGACATCTGTGGCGGTTAATCTGCCAAGTGTGGTTGGTGCCGGTGTTGAGGATGGATCTTCTGTGATTTTTGAAACATCTCTACCTACAAACCAGGAACATTTCATCAATGAGTTGTTGCAGGAATTGACAGCTCGAGTGAGAAGACAGGCTGAAGGCATCGCTGCCATAATTTCAAGGTGTACAGATCAAGACGTATTGCTGAGAAGACTGACTGAAGGCATCGCAGCCATAATTTCGTGGTCTAAAGATCAAGAGTTATTGACCAGACTTATATTTGAAGCTCACAAAAAGACTTCTGAAGAACAAAACTTGGTGAACAGAGTGCTGCTTGATCGCTTGGTGGACGTTGAAAAAGCCCAGAGAAAGGAGTTCGATGTACAGCGAAACACGGTAATTCTAATTCAACAAGTTAAAGATGCTGTTTCACACAATAATGGTTTATAG